Proteins co-encoded in one Leucobacter exalbidus genomic window:
- a CDS encoding TlyA family RNA methyltransferase translates to MRESTWAGEPTRLDRVLAEAGLARSRTQAAELIDRDEVRVNGASVTKASLRIVADDIVAVTMTERYVSRAAYKLVAGLDEFDIDPAGRIALDLGASTGGFSQVLVERGATAVQAIDVGHGQLAPELLDEPRIRLVEGRNARELDAENLAHDTGIAEPPTLVVADLSFISLRLIFPAIAKCAAADADLVLLVKPQFEVGRVRDGIVTNPVQWGEALRVAITAAAENGFAVRGLAHSPITGGHGNREFLTHFTRDNRGNALDQTEWEARIAALCADPNPATLVDPRTAERNETE, encoded by the coding sequence ATGCGTGAGTCAACCTGGGCCGGGGAGCCCACCAGGTTAGACCGTGTGCTCGCTGAGGCGGGCCTCGCCCGCTCACGCACACAGGCCGCCGAGCTGATTGACCGCGACGAAGTGCGCGTCAACGGCGCATCGGTGACCAAAGCGAGCCTGCGCATCGTCGCAGACGACATCGTGGCCGTCACCATGACCGAACGGTACGTCAGCCGCGCCGCCTACAAACTGGTGGCCGGGCTCGACGAGTTTGACATTGACCCAGCGGGTCGCATCGCACTTGACCTGGGCGCCTCCACCGGGGGATTCAGCCAGGTACTCGTCGAACGCGGCGCGACGGCCGTGCAAGCCATCGACGTGGGCCACGGCCAGCTCGCCCCTGAGCTGCTCGACGAACCACGCATTCGGCTGGTCGAGGGCCGCAACGCCCGCGAGCTCGATGCCGAGAACCTCGCGCACGACACCGGCATCGCCGAGCCACCCACGCTTGTGGTGGCCGACCTGTCATTCATTTCGCTGCGCCTGATCTTTCCCGCGATCGCGAAGTGCGCGGCGGCCGACGCCGATCTCGTGCTGCTCGTGAAACCACAGTTTGAAGTCGGCCGAGTGCGCGACGGCATCGTAACGAACCCCGTGCAATGGGGCGAAGCGCTGCGGGTCGCGATTACGGCGGCCGCCGAGAACGGATTTGCGGTGCGCGGGCTGGCACACTCTCCGATCACCGGCGGGCACGGCAACCGAGAGTTTCTGACGCACTTTACGCGAGACAATCGCGGCAACGCGCTCGATCAGACAGAATGGGAAGCGCGCATCGCAGCATTGTGCGCCGACCCCAATCCTGCAACTCTTGTAGACCCGCGCACGGCCGAGAGGAACGAAACCGAATGA
- the recN gene encoding DNA repair protein RecN yields the protein MIEELRIRDLGVIADTTLPLGPGFTAITGETGAGKTMVVSALGLLMGERSDAGAVRNGAKQARVSGIVRTQDSAVTDIVDELGGDVEDDELVLTRTVSAEGRSRVSVGGSSATVGGLVRLSERLFAVHGQSEQLRLKSLAAQRDTLDRFGGTAITATRTEYQSVHTLRRQLAEEVGTLRSALDERAAEAARTRAELEEIEAVDPQPGEETELTERIDRLSNIEQLRAATSAAHEALMSESDDPMSRDASGLVDDAVRDLERAAGFDPRLATIHEMLQNVSFQLADAARELSAYSGDLDQEGPGELAAANDRLAALTALFRLYGVDSEAVIAYAQAAAARLTELDGDDDRIDALSDELAQAESREAVLAAELTELREAAAGRISKLVSAELRQLALPDAEFVASVAPLEALTVSGGDEIQFLLAPHPGSTPRPVAKTASGGELSRVMLALEVVVAGVDPVPTFVFDEVDAGVGGAAAIEIGRRLALLARTSQVIVVTHLAQVAAFANNHLRVQKDSSGGYTESSCVRLEGQARLGEMARLLSGLVDSDSALEHAAELLALRT from the coding sequence ATGATTGAGGAACTGCGGATCAGGGACCTGGGGGTCATCGCAGATACCACCCTGCCGCTCGGCCCCGGGTTTACCGCAATCACCGGCGAGACCGGCGCGGGTAAAACGATGGTCGTCAGCGCCCTGGGGCTGCTCATGGGCGAGCGCTCTGACGCGGGCGCCGTGCGCAACGGTGCCAAGCAGGCACGCGTTAGCGGCATTGTGCGCACCCAAGACAGCGCCGTCACCGACATTGTTGACGAGCTCGGCGGCGATGTTGAGGACGACGAACTCGTGCTCACCCGCACCGTGAGTGCCGAAGGCCGCAGCCGCGTTAGCGTGGGCGGCAGTAGCGCCACCGTGGGCGGCCTGGTGCGGCTGTCTGAGCGCCTATTTGCGGTGCACGGACAGTCTGAACAACTGCGACTGAAGTCGCTTGCCGCGCAGCGCGACACCCTCGACCGATTTGGCGGGACGGCCATCACCGCCACCCGCACCGAATACCAATCAGTGCACACGCTGCGGCGTCAGCTCGCTGAAGAAGTGGGCACGCTGCGGTCAGCGCTCGACGAGCGGGCAGCTGAGGCCGCACGCACCCGCGCCGAACTCGAAGAGATTGAAGCGGTTGATCCGCAGCCGGGTGAAGAGACCGAACTCACCGAGCGCATCGACCGACTGAGCAACATTGAGCAGCTGCGCGCCGCCACCTCTGCCGCCCATGAGGCGCTCATGAGCGAGTCAGATGATCCGATGTCGCGCGACGCCAGCGGCCTGGTCGATGATGCAGTGCGCGACCTCGAACGGGCTGCGGGATTTGACCCGCGGCTGGCCACGATTCACGAGATGCTGCAGAACGTGAGCTTTCAGCTCGCCGATGCCGCACGTGAACTCTCGGCCTACTCGGGCGATCTTGATCAAGAGGGCCCGGGGGAGCTGGCCGCCGCTAACGACCGGCTGGCCGCGCTCACTGCACTGTTTCGGCTCTACGGTGTCGACTCAGAAGCGGTGATCGCATACGCGCAGGCCGCGGCGGCCCGCCTCACTGAACTCGACGGTGACGATGACCGCATCGATGCGCTCTCTGATGAGCTCGCGCAGGCCGAATCCCGTGAAGCCGTGCTTGCGGCTGAACTGACCGAGCTGCGCGAGGCCGCTGCCGGGCGCATCTCGAAGCTGGTGAGCGCCGAGCTGCGCCAGCTCGCACTGCCTGACGCCGAGTTTGTGGCGAGCGTCGCCCCGCTTGAGGCACTGACGGTCTCGGGCGGCGACGAGATTCAGTTCTTGCTCGCCCCCCACCCCGGATCCACGCCGCGACCGGTGGCCAAAACGGCGTCGGGCGGTGAGCTGTCACGCGTGATGCTGGCCCTCGAAGTGGTAGTGGCCGGGGTTGATCCGGTGCCCACATTCGTATTTGACGAGGTTGATGCAGGCGTCGGCGGCGCCGCGGCCATCGAGATTGGGCGCAGGCTTGCGCTGCTCGCGCGCACCTCGCAGGTGATCGTGGTGACCCACCTGGCGCAGGTTGCGGCCTTCGCCAACAACCATCTGCGGGTGCAGAAAGATTCAAGCGGCGGCTACACCGAGAGCAGCTGTGTGCGGCTTGAGGGGCAGGCGCGCCTGGGGGAGATGGCGAGACTGCTGTCGGGGCTCGTCGATTCTGACAGCGCGCTCGAGCACGCGGCCGAGCTGCTCGCCCTGCGCACGTAA
- a CDS encoding NAD kinase produces the protein MSQERSSAGGHPLADLREHRRILIVSHTHRDEAIAATVQAVSALTAAGVTPVMDPHDRDEFSPHIDVEQIEGLGLDAPIEQIEVTIVLGGDGTILRAAELLRGSECPIVGVNLGHVGFLAEMESYDLATTIDRVLRRDYTVEQRLTLDVVATLNGEVIADTWALNEASVEKHRRMLEVEIGVDGLPVSSFACDGMVLATPTGSTAYAFSAGGPIIWPTVQAMLMVPIAAHALFDRPLVTGTDSELSVRILPENIGPGVLWCDGRRRTELPAGSIVRARTSSQSVRIARLNSAEFSNRLVQKFHLPVSGWRGARREVTE, from the coding sequence ATGAGCCAGGAACGCAGTAGCGCAGGGGGTCACCCGCTCGCCGATCTTCGGGAGCACCGACGCATTCTGATCGTGTCTCACACCCACCGTGACGAGGCCATCGCCGCCACCGTGCAGGCCGTATCAGCGTTGACCGCTGCGGGCGTCACCCCGGTGATGGATCCGCACGACCGCGACGAATTCTCCCCGCACATCGATGTCGAACAAATCGAAGGACTCGGGCTCGACGCCCCCATAGAGCAGATCGAAGTCACCATTGTGCTGGGTGGTGACGGCACCATTTTGCGCGCCGCCGAACTGCTGCGCGGCTCTGAATGCCCCATCGTAGGCGTGAACCTCGGCCACGTCGGGTTCCTCGCCGAAATGGAAAGCTACGACCTCGCCACGACCATCGATCGGGTGCTGCGACGTGACTACACCGTCGAGCAGCGCCTCACCCTCGACGTGGTGGCCACCCTCAACGGTGAAGTGATCGCCGACACCTGGGCCCTCAACGAAGCGAGCGTTGAAAAGCACCGCCGCATGCTCGAGGTCGAGATTGGCGTTGACGGGCTGCCCGTCTCAAGCTTCGCGTGTGACGGCATGGTGCTCGCCACCCCCACCGGATCGACGGCCTACGCATTCTCGGCGGGCGGGCCCATCATCTGGCCGACCGTGCAGGCCATGCTGATGGTGCCGATCGCGGCGCACGCCCTGTTCGATCGGCCGCTCGTCACCGGCACCGACTCCGAGCTCAGTGTGCGCATTCTGCCCGAGAACATTGGCCCCGGTGTGCTGTGGTGCGACGGTCGCCGCCGCACCGAGCTGCCCGCGGGATCAATCGTGCGCGCGCGCACCTCGAGCCAGTCGGTGCGCATTGCCCGACTGAACTCGGCCGAGTTCTCAAACCGGCTGGTACAGAAATTCCATCTGCCAGTCTCAGGATGGCGTGGCGCACGCCGGGAGGTCACCGAATGA
- a CDS encoding HAD-IIA family hydrolase has product MRLFGPKPTPLGDAPVAGRELILSDLDGVVYRGPNPIAGAVESLTRAASSARVAYLTNNASRTDQTVAVQLQGFGLPVTAADIVTSPQAAVAMLAETVAPGARVLVIGGDGLVDELGKAGYEVTRSADDAPVAVLQGFSPDIGWTDLAEATYALAEREDGSQLPWIATNTDWTIPTDRGLAPGNGTLVSAVHTAVQRLPVFAGKPETPIYEAAFARFGTRNALMLGDRLDTDTKGARAAGIASLHVLTGVDRPKQLVAASKDMQPDFIVETLDKMHEPYPQTVILKDGTAQVGTAKVRMDGHVAHVVAEGDSAINLLRAGCAAIWCSGLAIYGLKVPEILYKDHWS; this is encoded by the coding sequence GTGAGGCTGTTCGGGCCCAAGCCCACTCCGCTCGGCGACGCACCCGTCGCCGGGCGCGAGCTCATCTTGAGCGATCTCGATGGGGTCGTGTACCGCGGCCCCAACCCCATCGCGGGCGCCGTGGAGTCGCTCACCCGCGCCGCATCGTCGGCACGGGTGGCGTACCTCACCAACAATGCTTCGCGCACCGACCAGACGGTCGCTGTGCAGTTGCAGGGCTTCGGGTTGCCCGTCACCGCAGCAGATATCGTGACCTCGCCGCAGGCGGCCGTCGCGATGCTCGCTGAGACGGTCGCTCCGGGCGCACGCGTGCTCGTGATCGGCGGCGACGGTCTCGTCGACGAACTCGGCAAAGCCGGGTACGAGGTGACCCGCAGCGCTGACGACGCGCCCGTGGCCGTGTTGCAGGGATTCTCGCCCGATATTGGGTGGACGGATCTTGCCGAGGCCACCTACGCGCTCGCTGAGCGTGAGGACGGTAGCCAGCTGCCCTGGATCGCTACGAACACCGACTGGACGATTCCGACCGACCGTGGGCTTGCCCCCGGTAATGGCACCCTCGTCTCAGCGGTGCACACGGCGGTGCAGCGGCTTCCCGTATTCGCGGGCAAGCCCGAGACCCCCATTTATGAGGCCGCCTTCGCACGCTTCGGCACCCGCAACGCGCTCATGCTGGGCGATCGGCTCGACACCGACACCAAGGGCGCGCGCGCCGCGGGCATTGCCTCGCTGCACGTGCTCACCGGCGTCGACCGACCCAAGCAGCTCGTGGCCGCATCAAAAGACATGCAGCCCGACTTCATTGTCGAGACCCTCGACAAGATGCACGAGCCGTACCCGCAGACGGTGATTTTGAAAGACGGCACCGCGCAGGTCGGCACGGCGAAGGTACGCATGGATGGGCACGTGGCACACGTGGTCGCCGAGGGCGACTCCGCCATCAACCTGCTGCGCGCCGGCTGCGCCGCGATTTGGTGCTCAGGGTTGGCAATTTACGGTCTGAAAGTTCCTGAGATTCTGTACAAGGATCACTGGAGCTGA
- a CDS encoding primosomal protein: MNERPDRRDHADRGPRKSQNPRGEGDQRRDDRGPRREGSSAPRSDDRAPRRDGEFKPRREGGYNQRSDDRGPRRDNDFKPRREGEFKPRRDNDFKPRRDGDSAPRREGGYNQRSDDRAPRRDFGERDRAPRRDGEFKPRREGGFNQRSDDRGPRREGDFKPRREGGFNQRSDDRGPRREGEFKPRRDGDSAPRREGGYNQRSDDRAPRRDFGDRDRAPRRDDRDDRGPRRDGDFKPRREGGYNQRSDDRGPRRDNDFKPRRDGDSAPRREGGFNQRSDDRGSRREGGFNQRSDDRAPRRDFGDRDRAPRRDDRDDRGPRRDGDFKPRREGGFNQRSDDRGPRRDNDFKPRRDGDSAPRREGGYNQRSDDRGPRREGGYNQRSDDRAPRRDFGDRDRAPRRDDRDDRGQQSFGRGGTRGGGRSDRGGAAREFTEAERLQHELRPVRSEHKDPVLPDEIEPKDLHPSARNELKTLQPETQESVARHLAMVAYLIDEEPELAHQHALSASRRAGRIPVARETLAITAYRTGDFALALRELRTYRRLSGLDGHLALMVDCERGLGRPEKAIETAQAADTSKLETEERVLLAIAVSGARLDLGQTQQALFELEIPELNPKKAFLWSPSLFGAYAAVLEDLGREDEAARWFARADQAEGALQAAQGGFDELEVFEVREDEYMNEVLTEGVELDDIELEDVDGADEAVAAEATQDPDQDSAPAAAADSEAPEAAAAEEAPVEEAPAAVVAAEEAPAEEAAAEEAPAAVSVEDEVAEILADAGIDDSTEEAAGEGAAQ; encoded by the coding sequence ATGAATGAACGTCCAGACCGGCGCGACCACGCAGATCGCGGCCCCCGGAAATCACAGAACCCGCGCGGCGAAGGCGACCAGCGTCGCGACGACCGCGGGCCTCGCCGCGAGGGCAGCAGTGCCCCGCGCAGCGATGACCGCGCACCCCGCCGTGACGGTGAGTTCAAGCCCCGTCGCGAGGGCGGCTACAACCAGCGTAGCGATGATCGTGGTCCGCGCCGCGATAACGACTTCAAGCCGCGCCGCGAGGGCGAGTTCAAGCCCCGCCGCGATAATGACTTCAAGCCCCGCCGTGACGGCGACTCAGCTCCCCGTCGCGAGGGCGGCTACAACCAGCGCAGCGATGACCGCGCGCCTCGCCGTGACTTCGGCGAGCGCGATCGTGCACCTCGTCGTGACGGCGAATTCAAGCCGCGTCGCGAAGGTGGTTTCAACCAGCGCAGCGACGATCGTGGCCCGCGCCGCGAAGGCGACTTCAAGCCTCGTCGCGAAGGCGGCTTTAACCAGCGCAGCGATGATCGTGGCCCGCGCCGCGAGGGCGAGTTCAAGCCTCGTCGTGACGGCGACTCAGCTCCCCGTCGCGAAGGCGGCTACAACCAGCGCAGCGACGATCGCGCACCCCGCCGTGATTTCGGCGACCGCGATCGTGCGCCCCGTCGCGACGATCGTGACGACCGCGGCCCCCGCCGTGACGGCGACTTCAAGCCTCGTCGAGAGGGTGGCTACAACCAGCGCAGCGATGATCGTGGCCCGCGCCGCGATAACGACTTCAAGCCCCGCCGCGACGGTGACTCAGCTCCTCGTCGTGAGGGTGGTTTCAACCAGCGCAGTGACGATCGTGGCTCCCGTCGTGAGGGCGGCTTCAACCAGCGCAGCGACGACCGTGCGCCTCGCCGTGATTTCGGCGACCGCGATCGTGCGCCCCGTCGCGACGATCGTGACGACCGCGGCCCCCGCCGTGACGGCGACTTCAAGCCGCGTCGCGAGGGTGGCTTTAACCAGCGCAGCGATGATCGTGGCCCGCGCCGCGATAACGACTTCAAGCCCCGCCGCGACGGTGACTCGGCTCCCCGTCGCGAAGGTGGCTACAACCAGCGCAGCGATGACCGTGGCCCCCGTCGTGAGGGTGGCTACAACCAGCGCAGCGACGATCGCGCACCCCGCCGTGACTTCGGCGACCGCGATCGCGCGCCCCGTCGCGACGACCGTGACGACCGGGGACAGCAGTCCTTCGGCCGTGGCGGCACCCGCGGTGGCGGCCGCAGCGACCGTGGTGGCGCTGCACGCGAGTTCACCGAGGCCGAGCGCCTGCAGCACGAGCTGCGCCCGGTGCGCAGCGAGCACAAGGATCCGGTGCTGCCCGACGAGATCGAGCCGAAGGATCTGCACCCCTCAGCCCGCAATGAGCTGAAGACCCTGCAGCCCGAGACGCAAGAGAGCGTTGCGCGTCACCTCGCCATGGTGGCGTACCTGATCGACGAAGAGCCCGAGCTCGCGCACCAGCACGCGCTTTCGGCAAGCCGTCGCGCCGGCCGCATCCCCGTGGCACGTGAAACACTCGCGATCACCGCATACCGCACGGGCGACTTCGCTCTGGCGCTGCGCGAACTGCGCACCTACCGCCGGCTGAGCGGCCTCGACGGCCACCTCGCGCTGATGGTGGACTGTGAGCGTGGCCTCGGCCGCCCCGAAAAGGCGATCGAAACCGCTCAGGCAGCCGACACCAGCAAGCTCGAAACCGAAGAGCGCGTGCTCCTCGCGATCGCAGTTTCTGGCGCCCGCCTCGACCTGGGCCAGACCCAGCAGGCACTGTTCGAGCTCGAGATCCCTGAGTTGAACCCCAAGAAGGCTTTCTTGTGGAGCCCGAGCCTGTTCGGTGCATACGCCGCGGTGCTCGAGGATCTGGGCCGCGAAGACGAAGCAGCTCGCTGGTTCGCTCGCGCTGACCAGGCCGAAGGCGCGCTGCAGGCCGCCCAGGGCGGCTTCGACGAACTCGAGGTATTCGAGGTTCGCGAAGACGAGTACATGAACGAGGTTCTGACCGAGGGCGTTGAGCTCGATGACATTGAGCTCGAAGATGTCGACGGTGCTGATGAGGCTGTAGCTGCTGAGGCGACGCAGGATCCGGATCAGGATTCAGCTCCCGCAGCAGCCGCCGACAGCGAGGCCCCCGAGGCCGCAGCTGCTGAGGAAGCTCCTGTTGAGGAAGCTCCCGCAGCGGTAGTTGCCGCTGAAGAAGCTCCTGCTGAAGAAGCTGCTGCTGAAGAGGCTCCCGCCGCCGTGTCCGTCGAGGACGAGGTTGCCGAGATTCTCGCAGACGCCGGTATCGACGATTCAACTGAGGAAGCAGCAGGCGAAGGAGCAGCACAGTGA